Proteins encoded by one window of Lycium barbarum isolate Lr01 chromosome 11, ASM1917538v2, whole genome shotgun sequence:
- the LOC132619026 gene encoding uncharacterized protein LOC132619026 yields MASSSSAAQVPLIEYYDTTTFQSAKCSKLYDRLLGKSFIEERGFVTESLEEKMPEFYGRLVTSGWIRFADEPIRANHTLVREFYANAAEADITHRAIVKVRGVNVLCNASRINAYYNLQDGDNSEMAQMYENLRQQWFVTHLHGGEQPKWLNTMQKRIDSAEFTAEAKTWLDIVTSRVLPSKHDSEVPLERAKVICAVMEGLPVDVGRLIMQEIREVVLERTKSLFFPSLITYLCSTDGVPTRPGDREKGPGGPIYPLKKRGPGNVQKKRKINIDASSFEQFTATASDSMGGASAPSMAIPILPPLQEAARPFQYISTQVHGVDNRIQQLVASLPAGPHGEGTSTAPSVPIGPTLAGVVEDMKHIKEKQGKIERRQKKAREHAKKQSKFLNKMMSILRSVCGAQHDEEENEDDFVLPEPSSSSSESEQR; encoded by the coding sequence atggcttcatcatccagtgctgcccaagtaccattgattgaatattatgacaccaccaccttccagtcagcaaaatgttcaaagctctatgatagactgctgggaaagagcttcattgaagagaggggctttgtaacagagagtttggaagaaaagatgcccgagttctatggaaggttggtgacaagcggctggatacgctttgcagatgaaccaatcagggcaaatcataccctggtacgggaattctacgcaaatgctgcagaggcagacattacacatagggcaattgtcaagGTCAGAGGTGTAAATGTtctgtgcaatgcctcaagaatcaatgcctattataatctgcaggatggtgacaacagcgagatggcacagatgtacgaaaacctgcggcaacaatggtttgtgacccaccttcacggtggggaacaaccaaagtggctcaatacaatgcagaaaaggattgactctgcagagttcaccgctgaagccaaaacttggcttgatattgtcacatccagggtgctgccttcaaaacatgattcagaggtgccgcttgagagggctaaagtaatttgtgctgtgatggaaggattgcctgttgacgtggggaggctcattatgcaggaaatccgggaggtggtgcttgaacggaccaagagcttattcttcccatcactaatcacttacttgtgctccactgatggagtgcccacaagaccaggcgacagagaaaaagggcctggtggaccgatttatccgttgaaaaagagagggcctggtaatgtacaaaagaaaaggaagattaatatagatgcatcatcatttgagcagttcacagctactgcatcagattctatgGGTGGGGCATCTGCCCCTtccatggctataccaatcttgccaccattacaagaagccgccaggcctttccaatatatctccacccaggtccatggggtggacaatcggatcCAGCAGCTAGTAgctagtctccctgcgggcccacatggcgaaggcacatctacagctccctcagttcctattggtccgacattagcaggtgtggtggaggacatgaagcatatcaaagaaaagcaaggaaaaattgagaggaggcagaaaaaggcgaGGGAGCATGcgaagaagcaaagcaaattcctgaacaaaatgatgagcattctgaggagtgtatgcggagcgCAGCAcgacgaggaggaaaatgaggacgattttgtcctgccagagcccagcagctccagttcagagagTGAGCAGAGATGa